A window of the Vigna angularis cultivar LongXiaoDou No.4 chromosome 3, ASM1680809v1, whole genome shotgun sequence genome harbors these coding sequences:
- the LOC108325994 gene encoding transcription factor MYB4, which produces MVRAPCCEKMGLKKGPWTQDEDQILISYIQKHGHGNWRALPKLAGLLRCGKSCRLRWINYLKPDIKRGNFSSEEEEIIIKMHELLGNRWSAIAAKLPGRTDNEIKNVWHTHLKKKLLNSDSKRVVSNPKIKRSDSNSSTLTSSSACTSSSDFSSFSEENKSTNNNSMIKSEDTESEETTMPPIDESFWSEATVEDESSTMMMPSNSWTISNEPQFNHVETFQQHSFGYNGSNFDDGMDFWYDIFIRSEESIELPEF; this is translated from the exons ATGGTTAGAGCTCCTTGTTGTGAGAAGATGGGATTGAAAAAGGGTCCTTGGACTCAAGACGAAGATCAAATCCTCATATCATACATCCAAAAACATGGCCATGGAAACTGGCGTGCGCTTCCAAAGCTTGCAG GGCTATTGAGGTGTGGAAAGAGTTGCAGACTGAGATGGATTAACTACTTAAAACCTGATATCAAAAGAGGAAATTTCTcgagtgaagaagaagagattatCATCAAGATGCATGAGTTGCTGGGAAATAG GTGGTCAGCAATAGCAGCAAAACTACCAGGAAGAACTGACAATGAAATTAAGAATGTGTGGCACACTCATTTGAAGAAGAAGTTGCTGAATTCAGATAGCAAAAGGGTTGTTTCAAATCCAAAAATCAAACGATCTGATTCTAATTCCAGCACCCTAACATCATCCTCAGCATGCACTTCTTCCAGTGATTTTTCATCATTCagtgaagaaaacaaaagcacGAACAACAACAGCATGATCAAGAGTGAAGACACAGAGTCTGAGGAGACAACAATGCCTCCAATTGATGAAAGCTTTTGGTCAGAGGCAACAGTTGAAGATGAAAGCTCCACCATGATGATGCCATCAAATTCTTGGACAATTTCCAATGAACCACAATTTAATCATGTGGAAACTTTCCAACAACATAGTTTTGGTTATAATGGTTCAAACTTTGATGATGGCATGGATTTTTGGTATGACATATTCATCAGATCAGAAGAGTCAATAGAGTTGCCGGAGTTCTGA